A stretch of the Deltaproteobacteria bacterium genome encodes the following:
- a CDS encoding efflux RND transporter permease subunit, with translation MNISELFIRRPVMTTLVMLAILLFGIIGYKLLAVSDLPNVDFPVIQVMATLPGASAETMASAVATPLERQFTTISGLNSMYSSSMLGATQITLMFDLSKNIDAAAQDVQAAMTAASPQLPQGMPSPPTYQKVNPADMPIVYISLTSKTLPLYTLDYYGETMMAERISMINGVSQVLVYGSQKYAVRVQVNPKILSGLGLGIDQVANAIQTSNVELPTGVLDGEHSAYTIQANGQLTDASLYNPLIVAYNNGSPVRIKDIGRAIDSVENDKTAAWYVNTKENTFQRAIVLAVERQPGSNIVGVADAVKKLLPEFRMDLPASVSMHLLFDRSTSIKQSINDVKTTLIIALILVVLVIFVFLRNLSATIIPSLSLPLSIFGTFAVMYLLGYTIDNLSMMALVLAIGFVIDDAIVMLENIVRHVEMGEGPFEAALNGSKEISFTILSMTLSLAAVFIPIIFMGGIIGKLFHEFAVTIGVAILVSGFVSLTLTPMLTSRFIKSIEPKEHSKLYKLSERGFDSMLNAYKISLQWVLNHKKSTMIFSLIILIFTGLLFAEVPKGFMPSEDLGEIFGITQAAQGISFKSMVKHQIEVANVIRQNPNVDAFMTSCGARAGITSSNSGVVFMRLKPKSERKLSPEQIIQQLYPKLVKIPGIRIFLQNPPPIQLSGRFTKSLYQYTLQGTNTDELYKNAQIMEARMKTLHGLMDVTSDLEISNPQVNLTIERNKASQLGVSAYQIENALSYAYSSTQVSTIYAPDNEYKVILELEPQYQEDPSVLSLLYIRSSLGQLVPLDSVVSMEKTVGPLQVNHTGQLPSVTISFNLLPGVSLGDAVSKIDRLAHKTIPANIITSFQGTAQAFESSMKGLGMLLIMTILIIYMVLGILYESFIHPITILSALPFAGFGALLTLLIFHVDLNIYSFVGIIMLVGLVKKNGIMMIDFAVEAERKEGKSTRDSIYEACVIRFRPIMMTTVAAIIGTLPIAIGLGAGAGSRQPLGLAVVGGLIFSQFLTLYITPVFYIYMDSFSKWLPKALHIRQDTEP, from the coding sequence ATGAATATATCTGAATTGTTTATACGCAGGCCAGTCATGACCACGCTGGTCATGCTGGCAATACTATTGTTCGGGATCATAGGGTATAAACTATTGGCAGTAAGCGACCTGCCCAATGTTGATTTCCCTGTCATACAGGTTATGGCAACCCTTCCAGGGGCAAGTGCCGAAACAATGGCATCTGCCGTTGCAACACCGCTTGAGAGACAATTTACAACAATATCCGGGCTTAACTCCATGTATTCTTCAAGTATGCTCGGTGCAACGCAGATAACACTCATGTTCGATTTAAGCAAAAACATAGACGCAGCGGCACAGGATGTTCAGGCAGCAATGACTGCGGCATCTCCGCAGCTGCCACAGGGTATGCCAAGCCCTCCTACCTATCAAAAGGTGAATCCTGCCGATATGCCGATAGTGTATATCTCTCTTACATCAAAGACCCTGCCGCTCTATACACTCGACTACTACGGTGAAACAATGATGGCAGAGCGCATATCCATGATCAACGGTGTTTCACAAGTGCTTGTGTACGGCTCACAAAAATATGCCGTGAGGGTACAGGTGAATCCAAAGATACTCTCAGGGCTGGGTTTGGGCATAGATCAGGTGGCAAATGCAATACAAACATCCAATGTAGAGCTTCCGACAGGCGTACTTGATGGTGAGCACTCGGCATACACAATACAGGCAAACGGCCAGCTTACCGATGCAAGTTTATACAATCCCTTGATAGTTGCTTACAATAACGGCAGTCCTGTGAGGATTAAGGATATAGGCAGGGCAATCGACAGCGTTGAGAATGACAAGACCGCTGCGTGGTATGTAAATACAAAAGAGAACACATTTCAACGGGCCATAGTTCTTGCCGTTGAAAGACAGCCCGGGAGTAACATTGTAGGCGTTGCAGATGCCGTAAAAAAGCTGCTCCCCGAATTCAGAATGGACCTGCCTGCATCGGTTTCAATGCACCTGTTGTTCGATCGTTCTACTTCTATAAAACAATCCATAAACGATGTAAAAACCACCCTGATTATAGCTTTAATACTTGTTGTACTTGTTATCTTTGTATTTTTAAGAAACCTGTCGGCCACTATTATTCCAAGCCTGTCTCTTCCATTGTCGATATTCGGCACATTTGCTGTCATGTATCTGCTTGGATATACTATTGATAACCTTTCCATGATGGCCCTTGTTCTGGCAATTGGTTTTGTCATTGACGATGCCATTGTCATGCTTGAAAATATTGTCAGACACGTGGAGATGGGCGAAGGCCCGTTCGAGGCAGCTTTGAACGGTTCAAAGGAGATAAGCTTTACCATTCTGTCCATGACCTTATCGCTTGCAGCTGTGTTTATCCCTATAATCTTCATGGGCGGTATTATCGGCAAACTCTTCCATGAATTCGCAGTTACCATAGGTGTTGCAATACTTGTTTCAGGCTTTGTATCTCTTACCCTTACTCCAATGCTGACCAGCAGATTTATTAAGTCCATAGAACCAAAGGAACACAGCAAGCTCTATAAGCTGTCTGAACGTGGTTTTGATTCCATGTTAAACGCATATAAAATAAGTCTTCAGTGGGTTCTAAATCATAAAAAAAGTACCATGATATTTTCTCTCATCATACTGATATTTACCGGACTCCTGTTCGCAGAGGTGCCAAAGGGATTTATGCCAAGCGAGGATCTTGGCGAGATCTTTGGAATAACCCAGGCAGCACAGGGCATTTCATTCAAATCCATGGTCAAGCACCAGATTGAAGTTGCAAACGTCATAAGACAAAATCCCAATGTGGATGCTTTTATGACAAGCTGCGGGGCAAGGGCGGGTATTACCAGCAGCAACTCCGGCGTGGTGTTCATGAGGTTAAAGCCGAAATCCGAAAGGAAGCTGTCGCCGGAGCAGATCATACAGCAATTGTATCCGAAACTTGTCAAAATCCCCGGCATCCGCATATTCCTTCAGAACCCTCCGCCCATACAGCTCAGCGGCAGGTTCACGAAGAGCCTTTACCAGTACACGCTGCAGGGTACGAATACCGATGAACTGTACAAGAATGCACAGATCATGGAAGCAAGAATGAAGACGCTGCACGGACTTATGGATGTCACGTCTGATCTCGAGATTTCAAACCCGCAGGTCAACCTTACCATTGAAAGGAATAAGGCGTCCCAGCTTGGTGTATCTGCATATCAGATAGAGAACGCTCTTTCCTATGCGTACAGCTCAACGCAGGTATCGACCATCTATGCACCGGACAATGAATACAAAGTTATCCTGGAGCTTGAGCCCCAGTACCAGGAAGACCCGTCCGTATTGTCACTTTTGTACATCAGATCCTCATTGGGTCAACTTGTACCTCTTGATAGCGTTGTCAGCATGGAAAAAACAGTGGGTCCGCTTCAGGTTAACCACACAGGCCAGCTGCCGTCCGTCACCATATCGTTCAATCTTCTGCCCGGGGTATCACTCGGTGATGCTGTTTCTAAGATTGACAGGCTTGCACATAAGACCATTCCTGCAAACATCATCACGAGTTTCCAGGGTACCGCACAGGCATTTGAATCCTCTATGAAGGGACTTGGCATGCTGCTGATCATGACTATCCTCATCATCTACATGGTGCTCGGTATATTGTATGAAAGTTTTATACATCCAATAACGATACTTTCCGCCCTGCCTTTTGCAGGGTTCGGTGCATTGTTGACGCTGTTGATCTTTCATGTGGATTTAAACATCTACTCATTCGTGGGCATAATAATGCTCGTAGGACTTGTGAAAAAGAACGGTATCATGATGATCGATTTTGCGGTTGAAGCAGAGCGGAAGGAAGGGAAAAGCACGAGGGATTCCATTTATGAGGCATGTGTCATAAGGTTCAGGCCCATTATGATGACAACAGTGGCTGCAATCATCGGTACCTTACCCATAGCAATCGGACTTGGTGCAGGTGCGGGCTCGCGTCAGCCGCTGGGCCTTGCCGTCGTCGGCGGACTTATATTTTCTCAGTTCCTTACATTGTATATCACCCCGGTTTTCTACATATACATGGATTCCTTCAGCAAATGGCTGCCTAAGGCATTGCATATCAGGCAGGATACAGAACCCTGA
- a CDS encoding TolC family protein, giving the protein MNICQINPKSFFRKIHANLSIVLILSAFSVFFAGCAAMPGIRSNTSSAPDVPYTAPESIMKPQASETTTTSSVLEQFKDSNNLSLEDIINIALQNSTQTRYAWLQARAAAGIFGANRALYFPTVTASVDFNRYKQSLIGSQLSFLLTIYGFSASINYLLFNFGGRYAQVKEARYALLASDLSQNYTIQNVILQVEQAYYQYLGEKALLDAEQKNLEDAKTNLDAAQERYTAGLATIADVLQAKAAYSQAKLALENVNGQIQIMYGALATSMGFPANIHVAVGNLPEHVPDKEIYDNINDLIKKAEAHRPDLAAARAQVIEAKAHTHSVLAYGLPSLSLNGTASRTYLYSTIGNPYFDQYSGAVLLEIPLFNGFSTAYNVYTAKEQAKAAQQQLKGAQQQVILQVWNSYYSFKTAQQSLETSEDFLTSARQSADVALGMYKQGLGDIISLLNAQNTLALARAQEIQARTTWFLSMAQLAHDTGILTPDFLNGKAAANHD; this is encoded by the coding sequence ATGAATATATGTCAGATAAACCCAAAAAGTTTTTTTAGAAAGATCCATGCGAATCTATCTATTGTGCTTATCTTGTCAGCATTTTCAGTTTTTTTTGCAGGATGTGCTGCAATGCCAGGCATACGTTCAAACACATCTTCAGCTCCGGATGTTCCCTATACAGCACCTGAATCAATCATGAAACCTCAGGCATCTGAAACCACAACAACATCGTCTGTTCTGGAGCAATTTAAGGATTCAAATAATCTGAGTCTTGAGGATATCATAAACATAGCCCTGCAAAACAGCACCCAGACAAGGTATGCATGGCTGCAGGCACGCGCAGCAGCCGGAATATTCGGCGCAAACCGGGCATTATACTTTCCAACGGTAACAGCGAGTGTGGATTTTAACCGTTACAAGCAGAGCCTCATTGGTTCTCAGCTCTCATTTTTACTTACAATATACGGTTTTTCCGCAAGCATTAACTACCTTTTGTTTAATTTCGGAGGACGATATGCTCAAGTAAAAGAGGCGCGTTATGCCCTACTTGCTTCAGACCTTAGCCAGAATTATACAATTCAAAATGTAATACTTCAGGTCGAGCAGGCTTACTATCAATACCTTGGTGAAAAGGCCTTGCTTGATGCTGAACAAAAAAATCTCGAAGATGCAAAAACAAATCTGGATGCGGCACAAGAGAGATATACTGCCGGGCTTGCAACGATTGCAGACGTACTTCAGGCAAAAGCAGCCTATTCTCAGGCAAAACTCGCGCTTGAGAATGTAAACGGACAGATTCAAATAATGTACGGTGCGCTCGCAACATCCATGGGATTTCCGGCAAACATTCATGTCGCCGTAGGTAACCTTCCGGAGCATGTCCCTGATAAGGAAATCTACGACAATATCAACGACCTCATAAAAAAAGCAGAAGCACACAGGCCGGATCTCGCTGCTGCCAGGGCACAGGTTATTGAGGCAAAAGCACATACCCATTCTGTTCTTGCCTACGGATTGCCGAGTCTTTCGTTAAACGGTACAGCAAGCCGTACCTATCTTTACAGTACGATAGGCAACCCGTATTTTGATCAGTATTCCGGGGCAGTGCTCCTTGAGATCCCGCTATTCAACGGTTTTTCAACGGCATACAATGTGTATACGGCAAAGGAGCAGGCAAAGGCTGCACAACAGCAGTTGAAAGGCGCCCAGCAGCAGGTAATACTTCAAGTATGGAACAGTTATTACTCATTTAAGACTGCGCAACAATCCCTCGAGACAAGCGAAGATTTCCTAACAAGTGCACGGCAATCAGCTGATGTTGCACTTGGCATGTACAAGCAGGGGCTTGGAGACATTATAAGTCTTTTGAATGCGCAAAACACCCTTGCTCTGGCAAGGGCACAGGAGATTCAGGCACGAACAACATGGTTTTTGTCAATGGCACAGCTTGCACATGATACAGGTATATTAACGCCCGATTTTTTAAATGGAAAAGCGGCTGCAAATCATGATTAA
- a CDS encoding isoprenylcysteine carboxylmethyltransferase family protein, with translation MKQSKMVRFGDFLFRHRDTLPVPFIILTIIILVLAKPSFVGFKANLAILIIGGFVVLSGEAIRIWAVGYSGMTTRSKKLIADRLTTEGPYSIIRNPLYLGNFFITLGFSVIANQIIVIPMVVVYFVFQYYPIVIREEHFLLEKFGDAYKQYTSEVPRFFPLMLKTKKSRYNSRALKGEMWTITGIAAMFIAMIGINLIRLKLL, from the coding sequence ATGAAGCAAAGTAAGATGGTGCGTTTTGGAGATTTTCTTTTCCGGCACAGGGACACCCTGCCGGTGCCTTTTATTATCTTGACAATAATAATACTTGTGCTGGCCAAGCCTTCGTTTGTCGGTTTTAAAGCAAACCTGGCAATTCTCATTATAGGAGGGTTTGTTGTCCTTTCGGGTGAGGCCATAAGGATATGGGCCGTTGGGTATTCAGGCATGACAACACGATCGAAAAAATTAATTGCGGACAGGCTTACCACAGAGGGGCCTTATTCTATAATCAGGAATCCTTTATATCTGGGTAATTTTTTCATTACGTTAGGGTTCTCTGTAATTGCTAATCAAATAATCGTAATACCTATGGTAGTTGTATACTTTGTATTCCAATACTACCCAATTGTTATAAGAGAGGAGCATTTTCTTCTCGAAAAGTTCGGTGACGCGTATAAACAGTACACATCGGAGGTCCCGAGATTTTTCCCTTTGATGTTAAAAACAAAAAAATCCAGATACAATTCACGTGCACTTAAAGGCGAGATGTGGACAATTACAGGTATTGCAGCGATGTTTATAGCCATGATAGGGATCAATCTGATCAGGTTAAAGCTTCTATAA
- a CDS encoding efflux RND transporter periplasmic adaptor subunit translates to MINKNKKIVTIIASLFLYVSLSACSKGKKMNGFQQVAPVTAAYVTKRTMPIQIHTIGNVQAISSVDVDARVGGELLSAYFKEGQYVKKGHPMLRIDPRPFKIALEQAKANLMRDEAQLNYDLENLRRYTKLVAKDYVTRDQYDQVKTQAQSLSATVEADKSQVDNAKLQLSYCYIDAPVSGRTGSLLVKPGNIVSINQPNSTTLVNIQQTRPIYVQFSVPEQYLNDIRTYKHKGTLKVGAYFKNSGNNSKVEYGDLTFINNAIDTSTGTIMLKALYQNKDDMLWPGQYVNVTLTLTNLPDAVVVPTQAIQVSQQGQYVFVVHKNNIVETRPIVSNYSYDHESLIERGVSPGEMVVTDGQLELVDGSKVEIKNKLDAGNTNQ, encoded by the coding sequence ATGATAAATAAAAATAAAAAAATTGTTACTATAATAGCTTCTCTGTTTTTGTATGTATCGTTATCTGCATGTTCAAAGGGAAAAAAAATGAACGGCTTTCAGCAAGTTGCACCTGTTACTGCTGCTTATGTAACAAAAAGAACAATGCCCATACAGATTCATACCATCGGAAACGTACAGGCAATTTCATCAGTAGATGTCGATGCACGCGTAGGTGGAGAGCTTCTGAGTGCGTATTTTAAAGAGGGACAGTATGTAAAAAAAGGCCATCCAATGCTGCGTATTGATCCAAGACCGTTCAAGATCGCCCTTGAGCAGGCAAAGGCAAATCTTATGCGGGACGAGGCACAGTTAAACTATGATCTTGAAAACCTGAGGAGATATACCAAACTTGTGGCAAAAGACTATGTAACAAGGGATCAGTATGATCAGGTAAAAACGCAGGCACAGTCATTGAGCGCTACGGTCGAAGCCGACAAGTCACAGGTAGACAATGCAAAACTCCAGTTGAGCTATTGTTATATAGATGCCCCGGTATCCGGCAGGACTGGCAGCCTACTCGTAAAACCAGGCAATATCGTGAGTATCAACCAGCCCAACAGTACGACGCTTGTCAATATACAGCAAACCCGGCCCATTTATGTGCAGTTTTCAGTGCCTGAACAGTACCTCAATGATATAAGGACGTATAAGCACAAAGGCACATTGAAGGTTGGGGCTTATTTTAAGAACAGTGGAAACAACAGTAAGGTTGAATACGGGGATCTTACCTTTATCAACAACGCAATCGATACCTCGACCGGTACCATAATGCTGAAAGCGCTATACCAAAACAAGGACGACATGCTCTGGCCGGGTCAGTATGTCAATGTTACTTTAACACTGACGAATTTGCCGGATGCAGTCGTTGTTCCAACACAGGCAATTCAGGTATCACAACAGGGACAATACGTGTTTGTCGTTCATAAGAATAACATTGTTGAAACAAGACCAATTGTTTCAAATTACAGTTATGATCATGAAAGCCTTATTGAGAGAGGCGTTTCCCCTGGAGAGATGGTTGTAACGGACGGACAGCTTGAGCTGGTCGATGGTTCCAAGGTTGAGATAAAAAATAAATTAGATGCAGGAAACACGAATCAATGA
- the lysA gene encoding diaminopimelate decarboxylase, whose amino-acid sequence MNFFNYKNRELYCEDVKIKDIADDVGTPVYIYSKKTLKRHYAVLSNAFTSIEPLICYSVKANSNIANIALFASMGAGADIVSGGELYRALKAGIKADRIVYSGVGKTEEEIAYAIKENILLFNAESIEEIDIINSVAKKLKKKARVGIRINPDIDPQTHPYISTGLKKNKFGIDSKYAVDAYKYASSMQYLIVNGIDMHIGSQLTTVSPIVSAINRAMSLVQKINQSGINIQYMDIGGGLGITYKDELPPVPQKYAKAIEGALANFEGKLILEPGRVLVGNAGILVGKVLYRKYNGKKRFMIIDAAMNDLIRPSLYNAYHSIIPVKTINTKIEKQDVVGPICESGDFFAKDRNLHLMDRNELVAIMSAGAYGFSMSSNYNSRRRAAEVLVDGSRYYIIRRRETLQDLIKGETLIR is encoded by the coding sequence ATGAATTTTTTTAATTACAAAAACCGCGAACTTTACTGTGAAGATGTTAAAATAAAGGATATCGCAGACGATGTTGGAACCCCTGTTTACATCTACAGTAAAAAAACATTAAAAAGACATTATGCCGTTTTAAGCAATGCATTTACAAGCATAGAGCCTTTGATCTGTTATTCTGTAAAAGCGAACTCGAATATTGCCAATATAGCACTATTTGCATCAATGGGCGCAGGTGCCGATATTGTATCCGGTGGTGAATTGTACAGAGCTTTAAAAGCCGGCATTAAGGCTGACAGGATCGTGTACTCCGGTGTAGGGAAAACGGAGGAAGAAATAGCTTATGCAATTAAAGAAAACATCCTCTTATTTAATGCCGAATCCATAGAAGAGATAGACATTATAAACAGCGTAGCAAAAAAACTTAAGAAAAAGGCGAGGGTTGGCATACGGATAAATCCCGATATAGATCCACAGACACATCCATACATTTCAACGGGATTGAAAAAGAATAAGTTCGGCATAGACAGTAAATATGCTGTTGACGCTTATAAATACGCAAGCTCCATGCAATATCTTATTGTCAACGGGATTGATATGCATATAGGCTCCCAACTTACAACGGTATCCCCAATAGTATCTGCGATCAACCGGGCCATGAGCCTGGTTCAAAAGATCAATCAAAGTGGAATAAACATACAATACATGGACATTGGCGGTGGACTCGGTATAACATATAAGGATGAATTGCCTCCGGTCCCGCAAAAATATGCAAAAGCAATAGAAGGAGCATTGGCAAATTTCGAAGGTAAACTCATACTTGAGCCCGGCAGGGTTCTCGTCGGTAATGCTGGCATTCTTGTCGGTAAGGTGTTATACAGGAAATACAATGGTAAAAAAAGATTTATGATCATAGATGCAGCTATGAATGACCTCATACGACCAAGCCTGTATAATGCATATCATTCTATAATACCTGTTAAAACTATAAATACAAAAATAGAAAAACAGGATGTTGTAGGGCCCATATGTGAATCGGGAGATTTCTTTGCAAAAGATAGGAATCTTCATTTAATGGATAGAAATGAACTTGTAGCTATAATGAGTGCGGGTGCGTACGGCTTTTCAATGTCATCAAATTATAATTCAAGACGCCGTGCCGCGGAGGTGCTTGTCGATGGCAGCAGATACTATATCATAAGAAGAAGAGAGACGTTACAGGATCTTATAAAGGGTGAAACTCTTATTAGATAA
- a CDS encoding DedA family protein, translated as MLNEFVFQYIEQFTFIAIFIFLILCGLGFPVPEEVLLVISGYIAYKGLTSLYLMGAADFLGVLGGDLILFSIGKRWSIGRKDHRFIKKFIGDIGLEKVKYFYTRHGNKTIFIARFISGLRVAVFLSAGVMNIKTDKFLFIDALGAIISVPLWVGAGFIMGSNIDKVLRYARDFEYLFIILVPFIIAGIVVIFLHLRKRT; from the coding sequence ATGCTAAATGAATTTGTATTCCAGTATATTGAGCAGTTCACCTTTATTGCAATATTCATCTTTCTTATATTATGCGGACTAGGATTCCCTGTTCCTGAAGAGGTTTTACTCGTTATTTCAGGATACATAGCTTATAAGGGTTTGACGTCTCTATATCTTATGGGGGCTGCCGATTTTTTAGGTGTACTTGGCGGGGATCTTATACTCTTTTCTATAGGCAAAAGATGGTCGATCGGGCGAAAAGATCACAGGTTTATAAAAAAATTTATAGGGGATATCGGCCTTGAAAAGGTAAAATATTTTTACACCAGGCATGGTAATAAAACAATATTTATAGCAAGATTCATAAGCGGATTAAGGGTTGCCGTATTTCTGTCAGCGGGTGTTATGAATATAAAAACAGATAAATTTCTATTTATCGATGCACTTGGTGCAATCATTTCAGTACCGTTATGGGTAGGTGCAGGGTTTATAATGGGCAGCAATATTGATAAAGTACTGAGGTATGCGAGAGATTTCGAATACCTTTTTATAATTCTTGTTCCATTCATTATTGCAGGCATTGTGGTAATCTTTTTACACCTGAGAAAAAGGACATAG